The nucleotide sequence aacaggcagcaccagtgacccagcaggcgggcactaaggtgctctgtcagagaactccgcactccgcagctgccgctgggctgcgtctcacacacgcagaacaatcacacaaagaggcctcttacacttattactcacacaacataaaatgacaaagactacaaacatcaaaacactgttaagaatatataaagccattgcttattgattacgtggtgttggcagacaaggggcgctgcatcccagcgtcagcaccttctgtaaaaactgccgcttttggcggggggggggggtggggtgggcaagAGCGCGGTGCTGGGCTCGGCCGCAAGTGGGTAAGAGACCCAGCGGGTACTATGGCACTCTGTCAAAGAAGTCCGCAGTCTGCAGCTGCCGCGTCTCGCACAcgcaaaacagtcacacaaagaggcctcttacccttattactcacacaacataaaatgataaacgctgcaaacatcaaaacactgttaagaatataacGCCATTGCTTAATGATTACGtggtgtgtcagcagcttctgtaaaaactgccgcttttggcggagggggggggggcaggcgccGAGAGCCCGGTGCCGGTCTCGGCCGCAGGCGTGTaaaagactgaagactttctcAGCCCACCCATCAGCACCATGATAAGTAATGCTAATGAtaaaactaagaaagtcccaagccccccaagcctcccaagcctcaggattaacatcaatagcggcatgttataaattgagaccacaatggactataattcaatctttattaattatagcaagtagaatatgagcaaagacagcgctggacggcaggggagtctgcgctccgccaactgccgtgctgagtagttcaaatagtcccctttttatacatctttacttccgtgctcatgaggtagtggaggtactccgcgcatgcttcagttgttgttaggggggtcgtttcctgcctcctggtatttgttgaggctgaagtaagaagtcttccctctttgtctcatagttgatcttttactcatatatccttatatgggccgtcttgtcctgtttcttgtcgcttcctggaaatctggtagttatcttgcatgagcagtatctggttaagtttgtgtgagtgattacagttatcttatctcacacaggcggcgtccagtggttgtttgcatgagtggtttctgtcgtctaattttacattgagcttaacataaatcttaataaacaataccttagtccacagtttctcacaatcccccctttttctttttatcctattgtttattaggtgctactttcatcttcattcttgtaaacaatttctttttcacaatttcgacatttattatagcactcacaataatgattttcgcgtggcataatacattcacaataattttcatcttcattattagatacactttcatattctactctcgaggttaaaataagcaatttagctgtgtcaaaccattctttaataaaatgaaaaatatagcgtaatatacaaggcccaaatataagtcccaggatcaacataataagcggtcctgctaaagccgacaataaagtggttagccaaggtgaaacattaaaccagttttcataccatgacctgcccgcttcacgatcctttctacgttggtctaaccttttccgaagttcggacatggagtcttggacgactcccgtatggtcagcaaaagaaccacattcttcactgagagctacacataaccctccttccttcaaaaataataggtctaatcctcttctattttgtagtactacttctgataaaaactttactgaagtggctaaattttggatagattgttctattttcgctaaatcctcatctacagccatttgcaaaccttgtaattcctgaccttgtactagagaggcttgcattagattccataaagggtctttggattctaacaactttaaatccctagataaggagaattcagtcatggtaccattagctgttttcaaaaaggagtctggggaaggggttgcgatgttcacggggacaaccttttttttttttttttttttttttttttttttagagaaagtgggtggattcaggaccggatttggtcctactggtaaaggatcgtggggtatcctttcttttattattttgaaaaagcttcctctatctgctccaggttcccaatatctaattccccaggtacggccaattaaccatgtgtcatcttctggttgtttaacttcaatttctattctgtcgcattctgatggagatgatttcaccccccttacggatccccagaccccggagccgtcagatccatgttgtggtggaatgcaacctggaggtccccaagtgatacttatatatttgtctccttttgttggccagtctgaggctattgtctcgcaaccccaataaccgcaataaaaatggcctggatagttgcaataactctttccaggattggaagctggacacacatagaaggctttggagttggcttccgtcgcctcccagcctctctggatatcgaccggaatcattgagactaattggacagtaaaattccaatttcccggagaggtctggttttgtattagtctagattcctgtaagttatatagtttccagagcattggttcatgggggtttccatttgcttgggttattatcaataacaaaactagcggtacaccagaaaaaaaaggtgtctgtcaattttgccaatttaagtatatttttatcatccctggggaagtttggccattgttgcttttgtgtcccattgttctgattcttttctccacagtttgttcctcctctgcctcgcccgtcgactcggttgcttcaagccacggggtgtaccatcttctcggcagcaagggaattcttcaggagaacagctgttttgggctttctgcctgtttatatataggcttcccactttacagctttaactaatgggatgaggcaaggcacagttggtacttcccttcttacactttatagccaagatttcagttacaaaggggattggttcattggaatagtaacaataatattgagggtttattcctttggtaaaaatttcccaccactcatgggattcttaaataatttcttgtttagactctaattgctttgattttcactcagtgagagttctttggattttccaacactgtgtgcaaacccctattgaagggtatccacattcacagtgagtccaccatttgtcctggcataccatacacttggaacaagcaaacagataacaattgcggttcaaattattacacttaattcgtatatctagagtgtttatatcaacatattttctatattcaatattgtgtggttgcatgagtttaacaatttcctttagtacattttgtatgcttccatatataatatacgaagagagaaataattattgcgaatataaacaacaatacacactttataccaaaaggtaatgcgacaaaatgatcaagcaaagtttttatcattactttatcttttcagggttatcttggtgtcacctggagtactgattactttccagtggggtcttgtcactgggcctttaacgcgactggcatgagtccatccacgctcagcagtccggacagctgtttctgttgtaagcaaaacaagataaggtccctcccaattgggttttagggtttcttctttccatgttttaactaatatccagtcccccggtttgaaagtgtgaatttttaagtccaatggaggtcgttgcacaatcagcccatgttcccaaagtttgttacgatgctctgctaattgtgaaacatattcattaattacacgatctcgaattaaaacatttgtttgtggactttcaattctataggacattccatataccatctcaaacgctgatattcctatatctgctcggggtctggttctgagtattaatagtgccatgggtaggcacttgatccatgatagtttggtttctatcattaatttagtcaaaatagttttgatttctccattcatcctttcaacttttcccgaactttgtggatgccatggcgtatggtattcccacttaattcccaagttttctgctagatctctaacaatttttgacacaaaatgtgttcctctgtctgagtcgattacatcaggtactccatatctaggtataatgtgttcaagtaataccttagtaacctggttagcagttgccttggaggtaggaaaagcctcaacataatgtgttaaatgatccgccattactaataaatgtttgtaacgccctactctgggtagttcagtaaaatccacttgtatgtgtgag is from Strix aluco isolate bStrAlu1 chromosome W, bStrAlu1.hap1, whole genome shotgun sequence and encodes:
- the LOC141917599 gene encoding uncharacterized protein LOC141917599 yields the protein MLWKLYNLQESRLIQNQTSPGNWNFTVQLVSMIPVDIQRGWEATEANSKAFYVCPASNPGKSYCNYPGHFYCGYWGCETIASDWPTKGDKYISITWGPPGCIPPQHGSDGSGVWGSVRGVKSSPSECDRIEIEVKQPEDDTWLIGRTWGIRYWEPGADRGSFFKIIKERIPHDPLPVGPNPVLNPPTFSKKKKKKKKKKKVVPVNIATPSPDSFLKTANGTMTEFSLSRDLKLLESKDPLWNLMQASLVQGQELQGLQMAVDEDLAKIEQSIQNLATSVKFLSEVVLQNRRGLDLLFLKEGGLCVALSEECGSFADHTGVVQDSMSELRKRLDQRRKDREAGRSWYENWFNVSPWLTTLLIMKGPPVWNKEQYEHTIIQVFDKTKYVASKVHPTLLYHLPASSSDLSATTTVVKLPEIMNEENFL